One window from the genome of Musa acuminata AAA Group cultivar baxijiao chromosome BXJ1-4, Cavendish_Baxijiao_AAA, whole genome shotgun sequence encodes:
- the LOC135672023 gene encoding E3 ubiquitin-protein ligase Os03g0188200-like, with product MDFSYSACFSVPSTGSPRLLAPAGPPDPYGESPYCFKYVAPRIVSMVLCFVVIGALFTLAFSPPPSQDEEDEEDEEPGWVRGKKAARGALDPAVLSSFLVAPYAAVAGSGRVERDCPVCLAEFGGGDAVRVLGKCGHGFHSGCIDPWLAGHATCPVCRSDLGAAAPVVVVVVAPGDG from the coding sequence ATGGATTTCTCCTATTCCGCCTGCTTCTCTGTTCCCAGCACCGGCTCCCCCCGCCTTCTCGCTCCGGCGGGGCCGCCCGACCCCTACGGCGAGTCCCCCTACTGCTTCAAGTATGTCGCCCCCAGGATCGTCTCCATGGTCCTCTGCTTCGTCGTCATCGGCGCGCTTTTCACCTTGGCCTTCAGCCCGCCGCCATCCCAggacgaggaggacgaggaggacgaggagccgGGGTGGGTACGGGGGAAGAAGGCGGCACGGGGGGCGCTCGACCCAGCCGTGCTGTCGTCGTTCCTGGTGGCGCCGTACGCCGCGGTGGCCGGCTCGGGGAGGGTGGAGCGGGACTGCCCCGTGTGCCTGGCGGAGTTCGGCGGCGGCGACGCTGTCAGGGTGCTGGGGAAGTGCGGCCACGGGTTCCACTCCGGCTGCATCGATCCGTGGCTCGCGGGGCACGCCACGTGCCCCGTCTGCCGGTCGGACCTGGGGGCGGCCGcacccgtcgtcgtcgtcgtcgtcgccccGGGAGATGGATGA